One stretch of Francisella sp. LA112445 DNA includes these proteins:
- a CDS encoding alpha/beta hydrolase, with amino-acid sequence MKKLIFISITIVIFSTKLFALDIQSKAIEINKNKIHYYQVDNSKSKLNLVMLTGIGTTANFWPKDFIERLSQKYNLYILDYRGINTDQDSSNLSYSIKDLANDTNAFIKKLNLKDTYLLGWSMGGAIALQTEFDNPKAFKQVFLISPAVPLDIKPQLPKKLAENPVLKTKADIYNYVFSNNLYNYSPKDLAKNTARFINPDISKLFPTNKTYAKQKKYLTSWVSNKDSLKNFTNIKTPTTFFLAKNDEILNPNDTQKSLDLIKNKSLINIIHFSKSGHAIDWDKSAKLSSIINSLG; translated from the coding sequence ATGAAAAAACTTATTTTTATATCAATAACTATAGTAATTTTCTCAACTAAACTCTTTGCTTTAGACATCCAGAGTAAAGCGATAGAAATAAACAAAAATAAGATCCATTATTATCAAGTTGATAATTCTAAAAGCAAACTAAATTTAGTCATGCTAACAGGTATTGGTACTACAGCTAATTTTTGGCCAAAAGATTTTATAGAAAGACTATCTCAAAAATACAATCTTTACATCCTCGATTATCGAGGTATCAATACAGATCAAGATAGCTCAAACTTAAGCTATTCTATAAAGGATCTAGCTAATGATACAAATGCCTTTATCAAAAAGTTAAATTTAAAAGATACATATCTTCTAGGCTGGTCAATGGGAGGAGCTATTGCTCTGCAAACAGAGTTTGACAATCCTAAAGCTTTTAAACAAGTTTTCTTGATATCTCCAGCCGTACCTTTAGATATAAAACCTCAATTACCTAAAAAACTAGCTGAAAACCCTGTCTTAAAAACTAAAGCAGATATATACAATTATGTCTTTAGTAATAATTTATATAATTATTCACCGAAAGACTTAGCCAAAAATACTGCTCGATTTATAAACCCTGATATTTCTAAACTTTTTCCAACAAACAAAACTTATGCTAAACAGAAAAAATACTTAACTTCATGGGTTTCAAATAAAGATAGCCTAAAAAATTTCACTAACATTAAAACGCCAACAACATTTTTCTTAGCCAAAAATGATGAGATTTTAAACCCTAATGACACCCAAAAATCTCTTGATCTTATCAAAAATAAATCTTTAATTAACATTATCCATTTCTCAAAATCTGGACATGCTATAGATTGGGATAAATCTGCTAAACTTAGTTCGATAATTAATAGCCTAGGGTAA
- a CDS encoding multidrug effflux MFS transporter — protein sequence MWKHSPLKTVLILAPIIFCCELAMEAYVPVLPIMGKSLHTTQSMAQLTISVFLIISGVGQLILGPLSDQIGRYKVIFMSAILFLFGTLFCVFSPGVKFLIFSRAIQAVGACGLSVVAFVIIRDVFSGKQSSMVYNLVDAIVSMSPILGPPIGVTLALLFNWQSIFIFLFILSVMMLLIIIFFVKESLPVERRKKFSFDIIYRYWTVSKSLQFWAYSISAVSGMSAFLIFFTMIPYIITYLDDPYTKIYIMFGFTGIAYLIGAVFASFIVNHLGVFRTTIVGVVCVFVAGILSLASYVGFGLSLWMFFAPCFFAAFGCAIAAGTGASGSMEPFFEIAGVASAMFGTMELSLSAIVVGIAMSFPATSALPIALTMLITSAFALSLLFILKILTKGKLD from the coding sequence ATGTGGAAACATTCACCATTAAAGACTGTACTAATATTAGCACCTATAATTTTTTGCTGTGAGTTAGCAATGGAAGCGTATGTTCCAGTATTACCTATTATGGGGAAAAGCCTACATACAACACAATCTATGGCTCAGCTGACAATATCAGTATTTCTGATAATCTCAGGGGTTGGGCAGCTAATTTTAGGACCTTTATCTGATCAGATTGGGCGATATAAAGTAATTTTTATGTCTGCTATCTTATTTCTATTTGGAACTTTATTTTGTGTATTTTCTCCAGGAGTAAAGTTTTTGATATTCTCAAGAGCTATCCAAGCTGTAGGAGCATGTGGATTAAGTGTGGTAGCTTTTGTAATTATTCGAGATGTTTTTTCCGGAAAGCAAAGCTCAATGGTATATAATCTAGTTGATGCGATAGTATCAATGTCTCCTATATTAGGGCCTCCAATAGGTGTGACTTTAGCATTACTATTTAATTGGCAGTCTATATTTATATTTCTATTTATTTTGTCAGTAATGATGCTTTTAATAATTATATTTTTTGTTAAAGAAAGTCTACCTGTTGAAAGAAGAAAAAAATTCTCTTTTGATATTATTTATAGGTATTGGACAGTATCTAAGTCTTTACAGTTTTGGGCCTATTCAATATCTGCAGTATCTGGGATGTCTGCATTTTTAATATTTTTCACTATGATCCCTTACATAATTACATATTTAGACGATCCTTATACAAAGATCTATATCATGTTTGGATTTACAGGCATAGCTTATCTGATAGGCGCGGTATTTGCTAGTTTTATTGTCAACCATTTAGGAGTTTTTAGAACCACTATAGTTGGTGTTGTATGTGTGTTTGTTGCTGGGATTTTATCTTTAGCCTCTTATGTTGGCTTTGGGTTAAGTCTTTGGATGTTTTTTGCACCGTGTTTTTTTGCAGCCTTTGGCTGTGCAATTGCCGCAGGTACAGGAGCTAGTGGTAGTATGGAACCATTTTTTGAGATTGCTGGAGTAGCCTCGGCAATGTTCGGCACAATGGAGTTATCATTAAGTGCGATAGTGGTTGGCATCGCAATGTCATTTCCAGCTACTTCAGCATTACCAATTGCTTTAACTATGTTGATTACATCAGCTTTTGCATTATCGTTATTGTTTATATTAAAGATTCTAACTAAAGGAAAGCTGGATTAA
- a CDS encoding MFS transporter translates to MNLNFRYSFKYILAVYILAAILGGYALAIVGGVGEEISNSFHLNTHQLSILLGLVFLGGVLAKIIWLATDYIGRKFMILIFVAFYIIGTYIFVIAQGYETLIIARLIQGGSILLGSYAFPIYVTEISPADRRGRYVALFQLLWTAGMCLSGVLIFLFYKTFNWTEYFAITLTFGIILLIASCFLPSSPTWLVLKNKTDKAYDVIKKTQPNLTDIEINKHIEDIKVSLRMHAPRTLISKILIGKDIWPVAIVTIVLILNQLTGINFIVFSSELIIAPLTSSSYVAHAANFLILAVNFIITILTIFFIDKWGRKKVIYLGLTVALISMLGLIILYSLPDFTYNYILVIILLTTCIAGLAFGPSGVIVTLINELLPNRVRIIGIFMAGVISMLFSFYFIGYFLKVGQDWGFNVMFGLLFISSCIYLWVVRRFVPETSGKTLEEIENEFE, encoded by the coding sequence GTGAATTTAAATTTTAGATATAGTTTTAAATATATATTAGCAGTATATATATTAGCTGCAATTTTAGGTGGCTATGCTTTGGCTATTGTTGGGGGAGTAGGCGAGGAGATTAGCAATAGTTTTCATTTAAATACGCACCAATTGTCGATACTACTAGGGCTAGTATTCCTAGGTGGAGTTTTAGCAAAAATAATTTGGTTGGCTACTGATTATATTGGACGAAAATTTATGATTTTAATTTTCGTAGCTTTTTATATTATTGGAACATATATCTTTGTGATAGCTCAAGGATATGAAACTTTGATTATTGCAAGATTAATTCAAGGAGGATCTATCTTATTAGGGTCTTATGCTTTTCCTATATATGTGACAGAAATATCCCCAGCTGACCGACGCGGTAGATATGTAGCTTTGTTCCAATTGTTATGGACTGCAGGGATGTGCTTGTCAGGAGTTCTAATATTTTTATTTTATAAAACTTTTAATTGGACTGAGTACTTTGCGATAACTCTGACTTTTGGGATTATTTTGCTTATAGCTTCATGTTTTTTACCCTCAAGTCCAACGTGGTTAGTGCTTAAAAATAAGACTGATAAAGCTTATGATGTTATTAAAAAGACACAACCTAATCTTACAGATATAGAGATAAATAAGCATATAGAAGATATTAAAGTTAGTTTAAGAATGCATGCTCCTAGAACACTTATTAGTAAAATCTTAATAGGTAAGGATATTTGGCCTGTTGCAATAGTAACTATTGTCTTAATTTTAAACCAGCTTACTGGGATTAACTTTATTGTTTTCTCATCTGAGTTGATAATAGCACCCTTAACATCAAGTAGTTATGTTGCTCATGCTGCTAATTTTCTTATTTTGGCAGTTAACTTTATTATTACAATTTTGACGATATTTTTTATTGATAAATGGGGTAGAAAAAAAGTTATTTATTTAGGTTTAACAGTAGCGTTGATTAGTATGTTAGGATTGATTATTTTATATAGTCTTCCGGATTTTACTTATAACTATATATTGGTGATTATATTGTTAACAACATGTATAGCTGGACTAGCTTTTGGTCCTTCTGGAGTGATTGTGACCCTTATAAATGAATTATTGCCAAATAGAGTAAGAATAATAGGGATATTTATGGCGGGAGTTATTTCAATGTTGTTCTCATTTTACTTTATAGGTTATTTCTTAAAAGTGGGTCAGGATTGGGGCTTTAATGTAATGTTTGGGTTATTATTTATAAGTTCATGTATTTATCTTTGGGTTGTTAGAAGATTTGTCCCAGAAACATCAGGTAAAACATTAGAAGAAATTGAAAATGAGTTTGAGTAA
- a CDS encoding serine hydrolase, protein MNFPKLEDIINYDINHGFPGAAISVLHQGKEVYKKVFGYACRYDKKAQQLRNPQELNQDMLFDVASITKIFATTYAVMYLYQRNLVDLDVLITEYIPEFKFANTSYIPSVRDLLSHTSGVAPFFDFYNNQTAGSLYSQDRHTTIEFLKTKMSIVESPHKYCIYSDIGMQVLGCVIEAITRQRLDIFLEENIYSKLGLKATCFNPLEKGFLPEEIVATQVDGHCNFGTTNFNNIKTGTLRGYVHDEKALYSMAGVAGHAGLFSTIDDAIKLAELIYKDNTFFSQDVVKLFSQSCDTNEAFALGFWTAKGRKNRHLFGEKCSNQTIGHTGFTGQCLVSDPENKVTIMIMTNSVHSPIIYPRIFEGKTFRTGLYGQLIDSVYDELGI, encoded by the coding sequence ATGAATTTTCCTAAGTTAGAAGACATCATTAACTATGATATTAATCATGGTTTCCCTGGCGCAGCTATAAGTGTTTTACATCAAGGCAAAGAAGTTTATAAGAAGGTTTTTGGCTATGCTTGTCGCTATGATAAAAAAGCTCAGCAGCTTAGAAATCCTCAAGAATTAAACCAAGATATGCTATTTGATGTTGCTTCGATAACAAAGATTTTTGCAACAACTTATGCTGTTATGTATCTTTATCAGAGAAATCTTGTAGACTTAGATGTTCTAATTACAGAATATATTCCTGAATTTAAATTTGCTAATACAAGCTATATCCCAAGTGTTCGTGATTTACTTAGCCATACTAGTGGAGTTGCGCCATTTTTTGATTTTTATAATAACCAAACAGCTGGTTCATTATATAGTCAAGATCGTCATACAACTATAGAGTTTCTAAAAACAAAAATGTCGATAGTAGAGTCGCCACATAAATACTGTATATATAGCGATATTGGGATGCAGGTGTTAGGGTGTGTAATTGAGGCTATTACAAGGCAACGACTAGATATTTTTCTTGAAGAGAATATTTATTCTAAGCTAGGCTTAAAAGCAACATGCTTTAATCCATTAGAAAAAGGTTTTTTACCAGAAGAGATTGTAGCTACACAAGTCGATGGGCATTGCAATTTTGGCACCACGAATTTTAATAATATAAAAACAGGCACTCTAAGAGGTTATGTGCATGATGAGAAAGCTCTATACTCTATGGCAGGTGTAGCGGGGCATGCAGGGTTATTTTCAACTATTGATGATGCAATCAAGTTAGCTGAGCTAATATATAAAGACAATACTTTCTTCTCACAAGATGTAGTTAAACTCTTTAGCCAGTCATGTGATACAAATGAGGCTTTTGCTTTAGGCTTTTGGACTGCAAAAGGTCGAAAAAATAGACATTTGTTTGGAGAAAAATGTAGTAATCAAACAATAGGACATACTGGCTTTACTGGTCAGTGTCTTGTTTCTGACCCTGAAAATAAAGTTACTATAATGATTATGACTAATAGCGTGCATAGCCCTATTATTTATCCAAGGATATTTGAAGGCAAAACGTTTAGAACAGGCTTGTATGGGCAATTAATAGATTCAGTTTATGATGAATTAGGAATATAG
- the yaaA gene encoding peroxide stress protein YaaA has protein sequence MIIVISPAKSQNFDSLKENYDFTQPIFKDQINLLINKLKHYEVDEIERLMKISPKLAQEVFDKHNNFDPNNYNTSNSKAAIFTFSGDVYKGLDAETLDTKTIKYAQDHLLMLSGLYGLIRPLDLMQAYRLEMGTKVKIDEKILHKYWQDKITPQLNSFFTKQKNKTLINLASNEYSQAIDKKTLDAKWLDIDFKENKNGTFKTIGIHAKKARGLMARFILENQIEDISSIKKFNVAGYEFSQDLSKDDLLCFTR, from the coding sequence ATGATTATAGTAATATCTCCAGCAAAGAGTCAAAACTTTGACTCTTTAAAAGAAAACTACGACTTTACACAACCTATATTTAAAGATCAAATTAATCTTTTGATTAATAAACTAAAACATTACGAAGTAGATGAAATTGAAAGACTCATGAAAATTAGTCCTAAGCTAGCGCAAGAGGTATTTGATAAACATAATAACTTCGATCCAAATAACTATAATACTTCAAACTCTAAAGCTGCTATTTTCACATTTAGTGGTGATGTTTATAAGGGTTTAGATGCTGAAACTCTTGATACGAAAACAATCAAATATGCGCAAGATCATTTACTAATGCTCTCTGGACTATATGGTCTTATCCGCCCTCTTGATTTGATGCAGGCTTATAGGTTAGAAATGGGCACAAAAGTAAAAATTGATGAAAAAATTCTACATAAGTACTGGCAAGATAAAATTACACCTCAACTAAATAGCTTCTTTACTAAGCAGAAAAATAAAACTCTAATCAACCTTGCTTCTAATGAGTATTCACAAGCTATAGATAAGAAAACTCTTGATGCAAAGTGGTTAGATATAGATTTTAAAGAGAACAAAAATGGTACATTTAAAACTATTGGTATTCACGCTAAGAAAGCTCGTGGCTTAATGGCAAGATTTATCCTTGAGAATCAAATAGAAGATATTAGTAGCATTAAAAAGTTTAATGTTGCCGGGTATGAATTTAGCCAAGATCTATCTAAAGATGATCTTCTTTGCTTTACAAGATAA
- the rlmH gene encoding 23S rRNA (pseudouridine(1915)-N(3))-methyltransferase RlmH codes for MKIKIISLGEKPPKWVIDGFNEYKKRLSKSIPLELIELPIAKRTKTGNPSIWMEQEAKIILSKINSSEHLVILDVKSKIISTEELADKMQNWKFNNPNVVILIGGPDGIHQSIKDLAKEKISISKMTFPHPIVRIIIAEQLYRAYTILEGHPYHK; via the coding sequence ATGAAAATAAAAATAATATCTCTAGGAGAGAAACCACCTAAATGGGTTATAGATGGATTTAACGAGTATAAGAAAAGACTTAGCAAATCTATTCCTCTTGAGCTAATAGAGCTGCCAATAGCAAAAAGAACCAAAACAGGTAATCCCAGTATCTGGATGGAGCAAGAAGCTAAGATAATTTTAAGCAAGATCAATAGTTCTGAGCACTTAGTGATTCTTGATGTAAAATCTAAGATCATCTCTACGGAAGAGTTAGCTGATAAAATGCAAAACTGGAAATTCAATAATCCAAATGTTGTAATATTAATCGGCGGTCCAGATGGTATTCATCAAAGTATTAAAGATCTCGCTAAAGAAAAAATATCTATTTCTAAAATGACTTTTCCACATCCTATTGTGCGCATTATTATCGCAGAACAGCTATACAGAGCTTATACAATTTTAGAAGGCCACCCTTATCATAAATAA
- a CDS encoding chitinase — MIQMRIKTITALTLSLISTVAFADCKLEDVTSGWTGKITFKCDKDTNLETNPISFKLSDGKVGSVWGIGNHTLTEASNGTVSITSKQWSGQPTIAKAGQSVSFSFSPSKPVFNVVNFHVGNGGTVDPVEPTDPVEPTNPTDPVEPTDPVEPTNPSGDYQTYSAGTQYKSGDIVSSNGKLYQCKSGVGAWCSSSAAWAYAPGSGTAWETAWDVYNPTDPVNPTDPVDPADPTEPTDPVDPTPTPGDTYTTTQAALDAKEEELTSGPVMSEVKKSIVTRDNSVVEAVSANNPNNPENVKRVESIISEADWDYMFPKRSPEYTYENFLKAVAKFPAFCGTYTDGRDSDAICRKSLATMFAHFTQETGGHTAHWDVPEWRQGLVHVREMGWDENMRGGYNGECNPDVWQGQTWPCGTFENGDYKSYFGRGAKQLSYNYNYGPFSQAIYGDVRTLLDKPELVADTWLNLASAVFFFVYPQPPKPSMLHVIDGTWQPNERDISNGLTPGFGVTTQIINGGVECGGSVEVAQSINRIDYYDNFAKQLGVTIPNDEVLGCKGMKQFDAEGAGATKIYWEQDFGYNANNPGGKTYACKLVGYQTPYSAFTPGDYTKCVKAHFPDIIIEK, encoded by the coding sequence ATGATACAGATGCGCATAAAAACAATCACAGCGTTAACTCTGTCTTTGATAAGCACAGTTGCTTTTGCTGATTGTAAATTAGAAGATGTTACTTCAGGTTGGACAGGTAAAATTACTTTTAAATGTGATAAGGATACTAACTTAGAGACTAACCCTATTAGCTTCAAACTAAGCGATGGTAAAGTAGGTAGTGTTTGGGGTATAGGAAACCATACTCTAACAGAAGCAAGCAATGGTACAGTCTCAATTACATCAAAACAATGGAGCGGTCAGCCAACTATTGCTAAAGCTGGGCAATCCGTTAGCTTTAGCTTCTCTCCTAGTAAGCCTGTTTTTAACGTTGTAAATTTCCATGTTGGTAATGGAGGAACTGTTGATCCAGTTGAGCCAACTGATCCTGTTGAACCTACTAATCCTACTGATCCAGTCGAACCTACAGACCCTGTTGAGCCTACGAATCCAAGTGGTGATTATCAAACATATAGTGCTGGCACACAGTATAAAAGTGGCGACATAGTATCATCAAATGGCAAACTATATCAGTGTAAATCTGGAGTAGGCGCTTGGTGCTCTAGTTCAGCAGCATGGGCTTATGCTCCAGGTTCTGGGACAGCTTGGGAAACTGCCTGGGATGTATACAACCCTACTGATCCTGTTAATCCAACTGACCCAGTCGACCCTGCTGACCCTACTGAACCGACAGATCCAGTCGATCCAACACCAACTCCTGGCGACACATATACAACTACTCAAGCAGCTCTAGATGCAAAAGAAGAAGAGTTAACTAGTGGTCCAGTTATGAGTGAAGTCAAAAAATCTATCGTAACAAGAGATAATAGTGTTGTAGAGGCTGTCTCGGCTAATAACCCTAACAATCCTGAGAACGTAAAACGTGTTGAAAGTATAATTTCTGAAGCTGACTGGGATTATATGTTCCCAAAAAGATCTCCTGAGTATACTTATGAAAACTTCTTAAAAGCAGTTGCAAAATTCCCTGCATTCTGTGGTACATATACAGACGGTAGAGATTCTGATGCAATTTGTCGTAAATCACTTGCTACTATGTTTGCTCATTTCACACAAGAAACAGGTGGACATACTGCTCACTGGGATGTACCTGAGTGGCGCCAAGGTCTAGTACATGTTCGCGAGATGGGTTGGGATGAAAATATGCGTGGCGGCTACAATGGTGAGTGTAACCCTGATGTATGGCAAGGGCAAACTTGGCCTTGCGGTACTTTTGAAAATGGTGATTATAAATCTTACTTTGGTCGTGGCGCAAAACAACTAAGCTACAACTATAATTATGGCCCATTCTCTCAAGCAATATATGGTGATGTAAGAACATTATTAGATAAACCTGAATTAGTAGCTGATACATGGTTGAATTTAGCATCTGCTGTATTCTTCTTTGTATACCCTCAACCACCTAAACCTTCTATGCTTCATGTGATAGATGGTACATGGCAGCCAAATGAACGTGATATTAGTAATGGCCTGACTCCAGGATTTGGTGTGACTACTCAAATTATTAACGGTGGTGTTGAATGTGGTGGAAGTGTTGAGGTAGCTCAATCTATTAATCGTATAGATTATTATGATAACTTCGCTAAACAACTTGGTGTAACTATACCAAATGATGAGGTTCTAGGATGTAAAGGCATGAAACAGTTTGATGCAGAAGGTGCTGGTGCTACTAAGATTTATTGGGAACAAGATTTTGGCTATAATGCTAATAACCCAGGTGGTAAAACATACGCATGTAAATTAGTAGGTTATCAAACACCATATTCAGCATTCACACCAGGTGACTATACTAAGTGTGTTAAAGCCCACTTCCCTGATATAATTATAGAAAAATAA
- a CDS encoding GNAT family N-acetyltransferase — MIKLEKFTQKNIPELLSQLEDQDIRFLYQFGGINYKFPLDSDQIKQTMDSKFNLLFNVLDNNGKSIGHCQIIRLDQENRKASIGRLLIYKEYRSKGYGKLMIQELLSFAKSIGLQYITLRVFDFNISAIKCYENIGFKKTFEEYLDIENLKEKWKIISMEIEI, encoded by the coding sequence ATGATTAAATTAGAAAAATTTACACAAAAAAACATTCCTGAACTTTTATCTCAGTTGGAAGATCAAGATATTCGTTTTTTATATCAATTTGGTGGTATCAACTATAAATTTCCTCTTGACTCGGATCAAATAAAACAAACTATGGATAGTAAGTTTAATTTACTTTTTAATGTTCTAGATAATAATGGAAAATCTATAGGGCATTGCCAAATAATCAGGTTAGATCAAGAAAACCGTAAGGCATCTATAGGTAGATTGCTTATATATAAAGAATATCGTTCCAAAGGTTATGGTAAACTGATGATACAAGAGCTTTTAAGTTTTGCTAAGTCTATAGGTTTACAATATATAACTCTTAGAGTTTTTGATTTTAATATTTCAGCAATTAAATGTTATGAAAATATAGGCTTTAAGAAAACCTTTGAAGAGTATTTAGATATCGAAAATTTAAAAGAGAAATGGAAGATAATCTCAATGGAAATTGAGATCTAA